A window of the Tiliqua scincoides isolate rTilSci1 chromosome 5, rTilSci1.hap2, whole genome shotgun sequence genome harbors these coding sequences:
- the LOC136652877 gene encoding olfactory receptor 14A16-like produces MANNSRVTEFILHGFSDIQEIHIFQSIIFLIVYLVAVMENLLIITVIIYSPHLHTPMYFFLANLSFQDIGSISVTVPKSVANSLMNTQVISYSGCVSQVFFLVFFMISHFYLLGVMAYDRYVAICNPLHYEILMNKKTCIQLATGAWTAGLAYSIPCTRNAFTMEFCSNVIYQFFCEIPQLLKISCSGSYLTEIWVLIFGACLGFMYFAVVVFSYVQIIKVVLRIPSSKGKQKAFSTSLPHLLVISLFLVSGTFAYLKPISSSPSAFDLFTSILYCMVPPVMNPLIYSMRNTELKTALRKLILSFVPSSSKKFSL; encoded by the coding sequence ATGGCCAACAATTCAAGAGTGACTGAATTCATTCTCCACGGATTTTCTGATATCCAGGAGATACATATATTCCAAAGCATCATTTTTCTAATTGTCTACTTGGTGGCTGTCATGGAAAACCTTCTCATCATCACCGTCATCATCTACAGCCCTCATCTCcatacccccatgtacttctttctgGCCAATCTCTCATTCCAGGACATTGGCTCAATATCGGTCACAGTCCCCAAGTCAGTGGCAAATTCCTTGATGAACACCCAGGTCATTTCCTACTCTGGATGTGTCAGCCAAGTGTTTTTCCTTGTGTTCTTCATGATATCCCACTTCTACCTTCTTGGCGTCATGGCGTATGACCGCTATGTTGCCATCTGCAATCCCTTGCATTATGAGATTCTGATGAACAAGAAAACCTGCATCCAGTTGGCAACCGGTGCATGGACTGCTGGTCTTGCTTATTCTATACCATGTACTAGAAATGCCTTCACCATGGAGTTCTGCTCCAATGTCATCTATCAGTTCTTCTGCGAAATCCCACAACTACTCAAAATCTCTTGCTCTGGCTCATATCTCACTGAAATTTGGGTCTTGATCTTCGGTGCTTGTTTGGGTTTTATGTATTTTGCAGTAGTGGtattttcttatgttcagatCATCAAAGTGGTTTTAAGGATCCCATCCAGCAAGGGGAagcagaaagccttctccacttccTTGCCACATCTTCTGGTCATCTCCCTCTTTTTGGTAAGTGGTACTTTTGCCTACCTAAAGCCCATTTCCAGCTCCCCATCGGCATTTGATCTTTTCACTTCCATATTATATTGCATGGTCCCTCCAGTAATGAACCCCCTGATCTATAGCATGAGAAACACAGAACTCAAAACAGCCCTAAGGAAGCTCATTCTCAGCTTTGTCCCCAGTTCTTCCAAAAAATTCAGTCTGTAG
- the LOC136652878 gene encoding olfactory receptor 14A16-like yields the protein MANNSRVTEFLLHGFSDIQELQIFHSIIFLVVYLAAVMENLLIITVIIYSPHLHTPMYFFLANLSFQDIGSISVTVPKSVANSLMNTQVISYSGCVSQVFLLVFFMLSHFYLLGVMAYDRYVAICNPLHYETLMNKKTCIQLATSAWTGGLLYSILYTGSTFTLEFCSNVIYQFFCEIPQLLKDSCSGLYLAVIWVMTCGAGLCFIYFSVVVFSYVRIIKAVLRIPSSKGKQKAFSTCLPHLIVISLFLVSGTFAYLKPISSSPSAFDLFTSILYCMVPPITNPLIYSMRNTELKTALRKLILSCVPSSSKKFSLK from the coding sequence ATGGCCAACAATTCAAGAGTGACTGAATTTCTTCTCCATGGATTTTCCGATATTCAGGAGTTACAGATATTTCACAGCATCATTTTTCTAGTTGTTTACTTGGCGGCTGTCATGGAAAACCTTCTCATCATCACCGTCATCATCTACAGCCCTCATCTCcatacccccatgtacttctttctgGCCAATCTCTCATTCCAGGACATTGGCTCAATATCGGTCACAGTCCCCAAGTCAGTGGCAAATTCCTTGATGAACACCCAAGTCATCTCCTACTCTGGATGTGTCAGCCAAGTGTTCCTCCTTGTGTTCTTCATGCTATCCCACTTCTACCTTCTTGGCGTCATGGCGTATGACCGCTATGTTGCCATCTGCAATCCCTTGCATTATGAGACTCTGATGAACAAGAAAACCTGCATCCAGTTGGCAACCAGTGCATGGACTGGTGGTCTTCTCTATTCCATTTTGTATACTGGAAGTACATTCACACTGGAGTTCTGCTCCAATGTCATCTATCAGTTCTTCTGCGAAATCCCACAGCTTCTCAAAGACTCCTGCTCTGGGTTATATCTCGCTGTAATTTGGGTCATGACATGTGGTGCTGgtctgtgttttatttatttttctgtagTTGTGTTTTCTTATGTCCGGATCATCAAAGCTGTTTTAAGGATCCCATCCAGCAAGGGGAAGCAGAAAGCCTTTTCCACTTGCTTGCCTCATCTTATAGTCATCTCCCTCTTTTTGGTAAGTGGCACTTTTGCCTACCTGAAGCCCATTTCCAGCTCCCCATCAGCATTTGATCTTTTCACTTCCATATTATATTGCATGGTCCCTCCAATAACGAACCCCCTGATCTATAGCATGAGAAACACAGAACTCAAAACAGCCCTAAGGAAGCTCATTCTCAGTTGTGTCCCCAGTTCTTCCAAAAAATTCAGTCTGAAGTGA
- the LOC136652879 gene encoding olfactory receptor 14A16-like, which translates to MANNSRVTEFLLHGFSDIQELQILHSIIFLIVYLGAVMENLLIITVIIYSPHLHTPMYFFLANLSFQDIGSISVTVPKSVANSLMNTQVISYSGCVSQVFFLVFFMISHFYLLGVMAYDRYVAICNPLHYETLMNKKTCIQLATSAWTGGLLYSILYTGSTFTLEFCSNVIYQFFCEIPQLLKVSCSGLYLAVIWAITCGTGLCFIYFSVVVFSYVRIIKAVLRIPSSKGKQKAFSTCLPHLIVISLFLVSGTFAYLKPISSSPSAFDLFTSILYCMVPPVMNPLIYSMRNTELKTALWKLILSFVPRSSKKFSLQ; encoded by the coding sequence ATGGCCAACAATTCAAGAGTAACTGAATTTCTTCTCCATGGATTTTCCGATATTCAGGAGTTACAGATACTTCACAGCATCATTTTTCTAATTGTCTACTTGGGGGCCGTCATGGAAAACCTTCTCATCATCACCGTCATCATCTACAGCCCTCATCTCcatacccccatgtacttctttctgGCCAATCTCTCATTCCAGGACATTGGCTCAATATCGGTCACAGTCCCCAAGTCAGTGGCAAATTCCTTGATGAACACCCAAGTCATTTCCTACTCTGGATGTGTCAGCCAAGTGTTCTTCCTTGTGTTCTTCATGATATCCCACTTCTACCTTCTTGGCGTCATGGCGTATGACCGCTATGTTGCCATCTGCAATCCCTTGCATTATGAGACTCTGATGAACAAGAAAACCTGCATCCAGTTGGCAACCAGTGCATGGACTGGTGGTCTTCTCTATTCCATTTTGTATACTGGAAGTACATTCACACTGGAGTTCTGCTCCAATGTCATctatcagttcttctgtgaaatcccacagCTTCTCAAAGTCTCCTGCTCTGGGTTATATCTCGCTGTAATTTGGGCCATAACATGTGGTACtggtttgtgttttatttatttttctgtagTTGTGTTTTCTTATGTCCGGATCATCAAAGCTGTTTTAAGGATCCCATCCAGCAAGGGGAagcagaaagccttctccacttgctTGCCTCATCTTATAGTCATCTCCCTCTTTTTGGTAAGTGGCACTTTTGCCTACCTGAAGCCCATTTCCAGCTCCCCATCAGCATTTGATCTTTTCACTTCCATATTATATTGCATGGTCCCTCCAGTAATGAACCCCCTGATCTATAGCATGAGAAACACAGAGCTCAAAACGGCCCTATGGAAGCTCATTCTCAGCTTTGTCCCCAGGTCTTCCAAAAAATTCAGTCTGCAGTGA
- the LOC136652880 gene encoding olfactory receptor 14A16-like — protein MTNQSRVTEFLLHGFSDIQELQPLLFIAFLVIYLVALMENLLIITVIIYSHSLHRPMYFFLANLACQDLGSISVTVPRSMSNSLLNTQAISFSGCVCQVFFLVFFLASHFILLGVMAFDRYMAICNPLHYETLMTRKTCIQMASGVWISGLIYAIMYTGNTFTIEFCSNDIDQFFCEIPHILKLACPDSSLVEIWVLCVGVSIALVYFVFIIYSYVQIFRAVLKIPSSQGKQKAFSTCLPHLFVIFLYIICGSFTYLSPMFNSQSTIDVLISIFYCVVPPVMNPLIYTMRNKELKTAFWKLLVSFQYLHKDHWPACVF, from the coding sequence ATGACCAACCAATCTAGAGTGACGGAATTCCTTCTCCATGGTTTCTCCGATATTCAGGAGTTACAGCCTCTTCTCTTCATTGCTTTCCTTGTCATTTATCTGGTGGCCCTCATGGAGAACCTTCTCATCATCACAGTCATCATCTACAGTCACAGCCTCCACAgacccatgtactttttcctggCCAACCTGGCATGCCAAGATCTGGGCTCCATATCCGTCACAGTCCCCAGATCCATGTCAAATTCCCTCCTGAACACCCAGGCCATTTCCTTCTCTGGCTGTGTTTGCCAAGTGTTCTTCCTTGTCTTCTTCTTGGCATCCCACTTCATCCTTCTCGGTGTCATGGCTTTTGACCGCTACATGGCCATCTGCAACCCACTGCATTATGAGACTCTGATGACTAGGAAAACATGCATCCAAATGGCATCCGGTGTATGGATCTCTGGGCTCATCTATGCCATCATGTATACTGGAAATACATTCACCATTGAATTCTGTTCCAATGACATtgatcagttcttctgtgaaatcccacaTATACTAAAATTGGCTTGCCCAGATTCTTCTCTTGTTGAAATTTGGGTCCTCTGTGTTGGAGTTTCCATAGCCCTTGTTTATTTtgtgtttattatttattcatacGTTCAGATCTTCAGAGCGGTTTTAAAGATCCCTTCCAGCCAAGGAAAGCAAAAAGCCTTCTCAACATGCTTGCCACACTTATTTGTAATATTCCTGTATATTATATGTGGCTCATTTACCTATCTTAGTCCCATGTTTAACTCTCAATCCACCATAGATGTGTTAATTTCTATCTTCTATTGTGTGGTACCACCAGTAATGAACCCGCTGATCTATACCATGAGAAATAAGGAACTCAAAACAGCATTCTGGAAACTGCTTGTCAGTTTCCAGTATTTACACAAAGATCATTGGCCAGCATGTGTTTTTTAA